Proteins encoded by one window of Lathyrus oleraceus cultivar Zhongwan6 chromosome 1, CAAS_Psat_ZW6_1.0, whole genome shotgun sequence:
- the LOC127112139 gene encoding nuclear poly(A) polymerase 1, with product MGIPGMSNQNNGQQWLGITEPISLAGPTEEDVNKTHELEKYLQGVGLYESQQEAVGREEVLGRLDQIVKIWVKTISRAKGFNEQLVHEANAKIFTFGSYRLGVHGPGADIDTLCVGPRHATREEDFFGELQKMLSEMDEVTELHPVPDAHVPVMKFKFNGVSVDLLYARLALWVIPEDLDVSQESILQNVDEQTVLSLNGCRVTDQVLRLVPNIQSFRTTLRFMRFWAKRRGVYSNVAGFLGGINLALLVGRICQLYPNALPNMLVSRFFRVYTQWRWPNPVMLCAIEEGSLGLSVWDPRRNPKDRYHLMPIITPAYPCMNSTYNVTTSTLRIMSEEFKRGSEICEAMEASKDDWDTLFEPYPFFEAYKNYLQIDITAQNPDDLRQWKGWVESRLRQLTLKIERYTYGMLQCHPYPGEFSDKSRSFHHCYFMGLQRKQGVPVNEGEQFDIRLTVDEFKHSVNAYTLWKPGMDIHVSHVKRRNIPNFIFPGGVRPSFSSKVTGENKKSLKSRVSGQSQAEKSQGGKAAVLGADDERKRKRLENNNNLRVSKSFVSSSPPNKEVHEDVTPISATSSCSMKLDDSEVNSMGAQKSETPCLKSVDKVPSGDSETNGSAMGNQQVTAPDISNNKEEERLAIEQIMSGPYDAHQALAEEPDEVEEDLGYKNQVEDNGGSVKNNSDSSNSKFAVVEELVIPKETVCSTHSFSNGGLEELEPAELTAPLLCGIPAPVPQRKPLIRLNFTSLGKAVDKSS from the exons ATGGGGATACCTGGAATGAGCAATCAGAATAATGGACAACAATGGTTAGGCATAACCGAGCCCATTTCACTGGCTGGACCAACCGAGGAAGATGTGAACAAGACTCATGAACTTGAAAAG TATTTGCAAGGTGTTGGATTGTACGAGAGTCAGCAGGAGGCAGTGGGTAGAGAGGAAGTGCTTGGCAGGCTAGATCAG ATTGTGAAGATTTGGGTTAAGACCATTAGCCGGGCaaaaggattcaatgaacaacTGGTGCACGAAGCAAATGCTAAGATTTTCACTTTTGGCTCCTATCGGCTAGGG GTGCATGGCCCTGGAGCTGATATAGATACCCTTTGTGTGGGACCAAGACATGCAACCAGAGAA GAAGATTTCTTTGGCGAGCTACAGAAGATGCTTTCTGAGATGGATGAAGTAACTGAATTGCACCCTGTGCCTGATGCTCATGTCCCTGTGATGAAATTCAAGTTCAATGGAGTTTCTGTAGATCTCCTGTATGCAAGATTGGCATTGTGGGTTATTCCTGAG GACTTGGATGTATCACAGGAATCAATACTACAAAATGTAGATGAGCAAACTGTTCTCAGTCTCAATGGATGTAGAGTGACTGATCAAGTCCTGCGTTTAGTTCCAAATATTCAG AGTTTTCGCACAACATTGAGATTCATGAGGTTTTGGGCAAAGCGTCGTGGTGTATATTCCAAT GTTGCTGGATTTCTTGGTGGTATTAATCTGGCATTGCTTGTTGGTCGAATATGCCAGCTTTATCCTAATGCGCTGCCTAATATGCTGGTGTCTCGATTCTTCAGAGTATATACTCAGTGGCGATGGCCAAATCCAGTCATGCTTTGTGCTATTGAAGAAGGATCTCTTGGACTATCGGTTTGGGATCCTAGAAGAAATCCCAAAGATAGATATCATCTGATGCCTATAATTACTCCTGCTTATCCTTGCATGAACTCTACTTACAATGTGACAACAAGTACACTGCGTATTATGTCGGAGGAGTTTAAGAGGGGAAGTGAAATATGTGAG GCTATGGAGGCTAGCAAGGATGATTGGGATACTCTTTTTGAGCCTTATCCCTTTTTTGAAGCTTACAAGAATTACTTACAGATAGATATTACAGCACAGAATCCCGACGACCTTAGACAATGGAAAGGATGGGTTGAGTCTCGTCTCCGCCAGTTGACACTGAAG ATTGAGAGGTACACTTATGGCATGCTTCAGTGTCACCCATATCCTGGCGAATTTTCAGACAAATCTAGATCCTTCCACCACTGTTACTTCATGGGTCTGCAGCGTAAACAAGGAGTTCCGGTAAACGAAGGTGAACAATTTGATATAAGGCTAACTGTAGATGAATTCAAGCATTCTGTTAACGCATACACTCTATGGAAACCTGGAATGGATATCCACGTCTCCCATGTGAAACGCCGTAACATACCAAACTTCATATTTCCTGGTGGTGTTCGGCCTTCCTTCTCTTCTAAAGTAACCGGTGAGAATAAAAAAAGTTTGAAATCAAGGGTTAGTGGCCAAAGTCAAGCTGAAAAGTCTCAAGGAGGTAAAGCAGCTGTACTTGGAGCCGATGATGAAAGGAAGAGAAAGCGATTGGAGAATAATAATAACTTGAGGGTTTCAAAGTCCTTTGTATCTTCATCCCCTCCAAACAAGGAAGTTCATGAAGATGTAACTCCTATTAGTGCTACTAGTTCTTGTTCTATGAAATTGGATGACTCTGAAGTCAACAGTATGGGTGCACAGAAGAGCGAGACACCTTGTCTAAAATCGGTTGATAAAGTTCCTTCAGGTGATAGTGAAACCAATGGATCAGCGATGGGAAACCAGCAAGTTACTGCTCCTGATATATCAAACAATAAAGAAGAAGAACGACTAGCTATCGAGCAGATTATGTCTGGTCCGTATGACGCTCATCAAGCTTTGGCCGAAGAACCTGATGAGGTTGAAGAAGATTTGGGGTATAAAAATCAAGTCGAAGATAATGGTGGGAGTGTGAAAAACAACTCTGACTCTTCAAACTCAAAGTTTGCGGTGGTGGAAGAGCTAGTTATTCCTAAGGAAACTGTTTGTTCAACTCATTCATTCTCTAATGGAGGCTTGGAGGAGCTAGAG CCTGCTGAGCTGACGGCACCATTGTTATGTGGGATTCCTGCTCCTGTACCACAGAGGAAGCCTCTTATCAG GTTGAACTTCACTTCTTTAGGGAAAGCAGTGGATAAAAGTTCTTAG